Part of the Geoanaerobacter pelophilus genome, TTGTGAAATAAAATGTTGAACCCTTCTCTAACTCACCTTCAGCCCAAATTCTTCCGCCATGCCTCTGAATTATTCTCTGTGCTGCAACAAGTTCGGTTCCTGATGTTGTTGCGGGTTTGTCTGAGGAGTGGTGGGTATGACTGAATAATTTAAACAACTTATCAGAATACTTCGAATCAAAACCACAACCGTTATCTCTTATAAAATAAACTGACTTTTCGTTTGATCGCGCCACGCCGAATTCAATCTGTGGCGCATTGTGCTCCTCTATGTTTTTCATGGCGTTAGATAGTAGACTTTCAATTACAACTTTAAGCAATGCTTTGTCGCCCTTGACTGTGATATCCGGGGCTATAAAGAATTTGATGACTTGATCTTTGTTTGAAGACATCAGTTTTTGCACGACATCTGCACATATCGAACTGAGATTGACATCTTGCACTAAAATGCTTCGTCTGGTCAACTGTGTAAGTTTGATTAACGCATCAATAATCTGCTTAAGTTGAATACTTGTCTGGCTAATACGGTGCAGATAGTCATTACCATTGTCACCGAGTTTATCCGTGAAATCTTCACAAAGCGCCTTGCTTAAGCCCTGTAACCTAGAGAGCGGGCCACACAACTCATGCGAAATGGCATCGCAAAATTCATCAAGTTCTCTATTCGTTGCATCAAGAAGAGCATTTCTTCTTAGAACCCGATATTCCAGTTCTGCGTTCAATTTTCGGACTTCTTCCTCAGTTGCCTTGCGAGAAGTAATGTCCTCAGAAAAAAGTATGAAGTAATCTGCACGACCATTACCATCAATAACGGGAGAGATGATAGTTTCCTCAATGATCTCATTGTTTTCACTGTTCTTTAAAAACAATTCCCCTTTCCATTCAGATGAATGGATGAAAGCATTCTTAAATGATTCTCTTGATTCCAATGAAGGTTCAAATAACCAGGAGATATGTTGTTTGAGCAGTTCCTTTTTATTTTTCCCTGTAACTGAACAAACTTTTGAGTTTACGTACTGAATACTGCCATTGGCATCGGTGATTGTGACAATATTCGGACACCGGTTAAGCGCTTCGATGAGTAGTTGATGAGATTCATTATGAGAAGATAGCGACTTAATTTTGTCCAGCTGTTGAGAACAGTGCTGCAGTGTTTTTGTTAATTGCTCTGCTTTGATTGGTTTTGCTAAGTAGTAATTTACATTTAAATCGAAAGTATTAAGCAATAGTTCGCTTTCACTGTTATTTACAGTCAAAATGATCTGCACGTTCTCATCAATCATTCGAACTTCGCGAGCCAGTTCGATGCCGCTTAATACAGACATGGAAATATCAGAGATGATGATGTCAGGTCTTACTTCCTGGCAGATTCTCAAGCCTTCATGCCCGTTTTCAGCGACATAGAGAAAATAACCAAGCCTGCTGATCATTTTCGCAGTCTGGGCAAATGCGTTGGGCGAATCTTCTATATACAGAACTGTGTACATTGTGTTTTGCCCGTAATTTCACTTTGGTTAATAAACAGACGCAAAAAATAGAGTGCAACTGGTGTGCCTATGAGTTGCCTTAATAATTATGATTAAATTCAGCTTGTTATGGAGTTAAACGCTTTGTGGGAAATTTTCTTCTCTTCATAATGCTCTTAATTCTTGGAATCCACTGTTCAGTTTTTGCATAACAAATCGATGAATTTGATTGTCCGGTTTATGAAGTTGACTTGATAAAGTTACTGGGATAATCTACGCAGCACTAATTTTACTGATTTTACAGGGTTGGGGGTGGCTATGAACATCAAGGTGCTGGGATCTTCTGGAGCAGAATTTCCCAATTACCGCCCACCAGCGTATCTTATCGATAATTTTTTTTTGCTAGATGCCG contains:
- a CDS encoding sensor histidine kinase → MYTVLYIEDSPNAFAQTAKMISRLGYFLYVAENGHEGLRICQEVRPDIIISDISMSVLSGIELAREVRMIDENVQIILTVNNSESELLLNTFDLNVNYYLAKPIKAEQLTKTLQHCSQQLDKIKSLSSHNESHQLLIEALNRCPNIVTITDANGSIQYVNSKVCSVTGKNKKELLKQHISWLFEPSLESRESFKNAFIHSSEWKGELFLKNSENNEIIEETIISPVIDGNGRADYFILFSEDITSRKATEEEVRKLNAELEYRVLRRNALLDATNRELDEFCDAISHELCGPLSRLQGLSKALCEDFTDKLGDNGNDYLHRISQTSIQLKQIIDALIKLTQLTRRSILVQDVNLSSICADVVQKLMSSNKDQVIKFFIAPDITVKGDKALLKVVIESLLSNAMKNIEEHNAPQIEFGVARSNEKSVYFIRDNGCGFDSKYSDKLFKLFSHTHHSSDKPATTSGTELVAAQRIIQRHGGRIWAEGELEKGSTFYFTI